The window TTATGCGTATGaatgcaaataaatgaaataggaCGCTAATAAAAAGCTAAACCATTGCCAAAAGATGGCCAATAGGTTTCTGAGATTGCATTGTGGCGGATGCGCCTCTTTTCCTCTGCCAACCTCCATACAACCAAAGTCAGCTCAAATGTGATTGGTCAAAACCACTTGGGCCACAATCGTAAACCAGAGTGCTTCCAATTCTCAAATATTGTCCCTGTGCCGACATATCTTACACTCATGCACATATCTTACTTGCAGTGATTACGTTAGCCCTCGAAGAAACATGATCTCATGAGACAGGATAAACTTATAGCCACCCCCAAAAAACCTGGATCTCTGGAAAATCCTGTTTGACAACCAAGCTAAACTGACGCTGATGCAGCACCCAGACCCACGGAGTCTGGTTCACTTTGATTCATGGGCTTTGATGAGGCTGCAAGGTTGTGACAGATTTTTTATGAAGATCCTTTATGATGTCTGAAATCATTAATTTAAGGGCGCATGGCCCACAGTCTAAACACCAAACACTCTTCAAGTGGTTTGATTCAGTCCTGGcatgatatttttttactgCAGTGGATAACGGTTCCCGTTTCCTTCGCAGGCGTAAAACGAAGCTAATGGCGTGTGGGTTCTTTGCCTGACTGAGTACAGGCTTCTGTAACATTCCATTACTATAATCTACGAGGTTGTGTGAGCTCGAATCATTGAAGAACTGATGAGGAAATCCTCCATCAACAAGAGATGTGATGTGCGGACACAAGGTGACACTTGCAATACATTTCTTCTCCATTGTATACAGCACTCTCTGGGGTAAAAAGGGATCCTGCAACAGCAATAAAAAGCTTATTGAAGGGACTTCAGGATTGCACTGAATATTTCCTGTGagctttcacacacaaaaagaccactctttctttttatatttttaccgTTAGCATGATAGCGGGAAGTGCCGTCTGAAAAGGACCCTTTCTGTTTGAGCGGGAATGCTAAAACAGAAAgtcatgtaatgtgtgtgtgcgtatgttttgttgttgttcaaagGCTATTCAACCGACACACGCACGCTGCAGCTCAAAGTGTCCCAATTCTGACGTGTTTGGATGTCTTCTGATCAGCGTGAACAGCGAATACTGTATATGCATGCACATTTTTCCAATCCCCGTCTGGACCACAAAGTGTGAAGCACGATCAGATCTTGAATATGAATGAACAATCTAGAATTTGTCAGCACCGCCAGGACTCTGAGGGAAACGACACAGCGAGGAAGCCCAAACCGTAGGACTTACGGAACATAGGAGGACATCAAGTAGGAGAGCTTTGGGTTAACGACGGGGAAGTCTCAGACATTTAAGAGTCAGGGATCCTTAGTATTTATACGCAGGGGACTCTTGGCGAACAAAATAACTGCGCTATCCCGAGAGCCGCCTACGCCACCAGCGTGGACTGAAGTCAAATACTGTAAGAGCTGCAGTTTGGCCTTGAAGGGATATCTCAGTTTGTGGTTTTGGATTCAAAATGAAAGCGACGTTACGCAACATTGTGATCTTTTGGATGAACGTGGAATATAAACAGCGGTTTTGTTGAATTATCAAATAACATTTTTTGTGCGTCACTATTTTTTAGGAATAACTACGAGCcgtgcttttgaacagcctgaaCGAATACATTGCTCGAGCTTGGTGGTTGTACAAGGTCTGGACAGGAAACACAGGCTGAGCTTTCAAGGTATcctgcaaaataaaataaagatatgGTAATAAACCAATTACTTTGCCCCATGTGATAATACACTGATCATACAAGTAAAAAGGACATAAATGTTGGGTTGTTACAACAAAAGGTTTACTATGACATGATATATGGAATATGAAAAAGGCATGACTGTAGATCAATACAATACTCAGTGACAGAGAAATATGGATTATAGGAAGAATTTTAAATATCATCATTGATATCATTGAGAGAAAGGGATTAATACGacagggttgaaaattaaatgtgTCAACATCACCGTAAAGTCAGGAAACAAAATGTAAACTACCGCAAGTCCATTGATCGGGTTATGATTAAGATTTATTTCCTTTTGAAAATATACCCATCAATTTGTCATATGAAAACAATTATACAACCTTGAAACATTTTATCACAACAGGATCACACAAGTTAACACCCACCTCCCTGCATTACAAACAATTGCCCTTAATTggtttttaactgttttttcttcttttctttttttctcaaacatttaaaacattttcaacaaaaaaactaaacaatacaAGATTTCAACTACAACTTTCAAATTGCCATCTATTAAATACCCCCAAATACCCGTGGCTCCCTAGGGAAGAATCTGGACACGCTAGCTTGAAGAAGTGCGATCAGAGAAAAAATGTGATAGGAGGGGAAATACAACCCATAAATCTGTGGAGCTCAACTTTGTCTTGTCCCAAAGAGGGCACCGGCCAGTAAATCTTCGCCATTCTGCCGACTCTTTTATATCATATCGAGGGATTTGTTTGGCAGGAAAATCCGCCGATgatttataatgttataaaatggGTTCAACATGCCATTTCTGTGGCAGGAAGCTTTTCCAGAGTAATAACAGCTCTGACCACCGATATCGCTCAGGGAAAGTGTAAGGGAGCTccggtaaaaaagaaaaagaaaagaaagctcaGACGTCACATTGCAACTATTGTGTGTTCCTTGAGTTTGGAAAAATACCAATGAGTCATTCCAAAGGAAGGGCAATGACATAATAATATCATTTTCTTCTGAATGTACGCAGCATTTCTCTTAAATATAACCAGTGATTTTTTTTGCATACAAAACATAGATAATCATCGGCTTTAGTCAACAGCGACGATACCGAACACAAACAAAGgcctgagaaaaaaaaaatgctttggaCCCAATCGTTCGTCCCAAACTGTTTCGTCCAACGAGAGTAAAGGCAATGCGTGCACATGCACAAATAAACGCACGCGCAGATGCAAACAGGCGCACACCGATGCACTCGCACagacacgcacgcgcgcacatgAACACGACACACACTCCTTCCGTTCTGCAGCTGAGATGGGGGTTGAGACGATTTAGTCGTGACACGTCGCAGCGATGATGGCTCTCCAGCACCGCCAAGATGTCCCCGTCACTCCCAACGGCTCCCTCCTGCGCCGCGATGTCACGGTGGGTCGACAACATCGTTACTCATCACATCACCACTGAAAGACATGCCTAGTGCAGCACTATATCACTCCCATATTGATATGCTGGTTATACTAATATATTCAATGTACTGTATTTCATATAAACACGCACACGGTTTCATAGATCACTATTATATTCACATGCCCACTTTCATCACTAGATCACCGTCATATTGACACCCACCATAAATAGCACGTCACTTTCGAGTCATAGAAAAGAAACTTTTTTTCCCAGCTAAAATGTGGTGCACTTTATCGTAGCTATCGTATGCGTGAGTCtgcatccctttttttttcttcttcaaatcattTTCATGTTGACCCGCCGCGGGCCACTTGTTTCCGTTACGTCCGCCGCCGCCCCATTGGATTTGCGCGGGACGTACTCGATATCAAAGTTACTCTTGTGGCGCCCTTTCCCTCGGCTCCAGATGAACAGAATCAGGAAGCAGAAGATGACCACACCTAGGAAGGACAGGCAGCCCATTGCCGTAGATATAATGATGGTCTTAAGGTCTATGGGGACTGTCATGTTGTACAGCACTGTCCCGTTACCCCACGTGCTGTTAGAGTCTGTTTGATAGTTTGAGCTCCTGTTGCTAAAGTGAGATCTGTCAGCAATGCCCAGGCTCTTCACAGCTAAAGAGGCCGACAGGCTGGCGTTTCCAGCGGGGTTACTGGCAATGCACAAGTACACACCGCTGTCATGCAGCGCCGCTTCCTTGATCTCCAGGGTACCATCCGGCTGGACTTCCACCCTGCCTCTGCTCTTGGTTGTGATGGAGCGTCTGTGAGGCGTAATCCACACCACTGAGGGCCGAGGCGCTCCCTCCGCCGTGCAGTTCAGGCGGGCAGGCTGACCCTCATCAGCCATCAGCAGCTGGGTCGTGTTAGGTCCAACCCGGGGTTTGGTGCAGGTCATGTATCTGGAGACCAGTGGCTCCTTGAGGTCACGGAGTGGTTTCCCCAGGAGGTGCTCTGGGGCGATGCACTCTGGCTGCACATCCACAATCTGCAGAGAGGGGGGCTTGTGGCTATTGAGCAGCCAAAGCAATCTGCAGTCGCACACTAATGGGTTTCCACCCAGACAGAGCCTCTGGAGGACGTCTGGCAAGGCAAACACTCCACTCTCCAGAGAGTCCAGGCGGTTCTGTGACACATCCAGTCGCTGCAAAGATTTGAGGCCCGCGAATGCAAAGGGCTCAATGGAAATCAGATGAGACCCTTGCAGGTGGAGCTCCAGCAGGTGTGGGAGTGGACCCAGCTCTCCTTGATTAATGTGCTTGATGTGGCTGTAGGACAAGTTGAGATGTGTGAGGTAGGGCAGGTTGCGCAGTGCCGCGCCAGGGAAGGCAGACAGGTTGGTGTTGGTTATGAACAACGATGTGAGGTTGAGGCCGTGCAGTGAGAGCGGAGGCAGCGTGTCCAGCCAGGGCCAGTAGTCAATCTCCAGTCGGCGGAGACGTGATAACCTCTTGAAGGAGAAAGGCTTTAGAAAACTGATGCTCAGGTAGCGCATGCGCAGATCGACCAGGCTGTGCAGGTGTGCCAGGGCATCAGTGGGAACCACGGTCAGATTGGAACGTTCCAGGGTCAGCCTTTGGAGGCCAAGTAATCCCGTGAAGGCTCTCTGCGAGACGAAAACCAGTTCGTTGTCGCCCACCTCGAGGGACGTCAACCTGCGCAGATCTTGGAAGGCATGATCCAGGAGAAccaccagtcggttgtggctgAGGTCGAGGCGGGTGAGGTTGGTCAGGCCCGACACCACGCCCACGGGAACCAGCTGCAGCAGGTTGCTGCGAAAGTTGAGCAAGCGGAGAGCGAGCTGAAAGCGGAACGAGCCGGGCTCCACCACGCTGATGAGGTTGTCGCTGAGGTCcaggtcctccagctgctggaaCGAGGAGAAGTTGTCCGGCGTGATGATCCGTAGCTTGTTCTTGCTGAGGTCCAGGACGCGGGTCTCAATGGGGATGCCTTCGGGGATGGTGGGCAGGCGCTTGCGGTGGCAGCTGACCGACTTGCTCTGAGCGGAGCACTCGCAGCGGGCGGGGCAGCTCAGGGTGGGGCTGGCCAGGAGAAGCAGCAAAGCCCCGCCCAGGAAGAGGTGGCAGTGGTTCAGGGCTGCGTGTCGCATGTCTCTTTTACCCACGTTGCCCTCTGTCGTGGCACAGCTTCTTGTCCATACAGAGCACCATCACGAACAAGCCCTGCAAGACAAGGGACACGGACAAGAACTGTGTGAGAATACTGTCATAATACACTCAGCTAAACCGTCTTCAccgccccctttttttaaaaattgctcAACCTTTTGCACTCTACGTCTCTTTAAACCGCCAGGTCTTTTCTCCTTTAATGAACTGTCACTTCTCCTGGCAAGGTAAATAACGTGGAATTAAACCCGCAGCAGTCGCAGGAAAAATGAGAACGTTCGTCAACTAACGGAGGATGTTTCGTGAGGATGGAAGACGTTTCAGCCCGATGGCGAGAAAATGACCCTCGTTAGAGTGCAGTGAGGATAAATGCCCATGTGGGTTCGGTGTTTGCGGCATGTGCTCGAGTGTGTGGCGTGCATCAAcgctaatggtgtgtgtgtgtttctgagggTGGCGTTAAAACTgaaagacaaactgaacaggAAATGAAATGGGAGCTTATGTTTTGAAGTGAATCCACAGGAGTtactgtctctttgtgtcattGCACGTTTTTTTCACTGCTCAAAACATCACGTTTGTGTCCAGACTGCACACATGTCCCGTTTTAATAATCAATCAAAAGAAGAATGCAACGGGCTCAAGaacgtaaaaagaaaaaaagatgcataCATTTGCATAATCCCCAACACCACTTTGCACTTGCGTCATTTCTCCGCCGCTCCTTCACTGCCTGTTCCTGCGAGCGGCTGCTTCTTTGTGTTACGACTCTTACGCATTCATCTTCACGAATTGACCcggcttttttcatttttaacgaAGCAATCAgcagagtggtgtgtgtgtgtatgacgatGCAGCCGCTCGGCGTTCAAACGTTCGCACATCACTCGCGGGGTTCTGAACCCTCGGTGGGCACAGTGTGGCACGGCGACGTCGCTGCAGCgcgacacacagcacacacagctcCAGCTCATAAAGGCACATTGGTATGCATTGGTACAGCGGCACTGTCTGCTCTGCGTGGCAGGATAGCTGCAATGGATGAAATGCCATCTTTAATCTGGGAAGTTTGCAttggtttcttttttcctctttcttctgtCATTTCTTTGGACATGTTCTTCATTTCCTCTGCGAAACATGCCTCCAGCTCCTAGCCACCACATACGATATTATCTACAGGATAACGGCAGGGTAGAGATGGGGGGGAATGCATAGTTCAACTGTATTATGTTCTCTGAGAGCCGTGGCTCGGAAACACACAGCCCTCGACAGAAACCACATCTTCCTGCAGCCACAGGTTGTTGCCTTGGCAGACGGCTCTGTAGACAGTGAGGCCGACCATAATTGCCTCATTACTAGTCATATCTGCATTCTGCTCATGGCCATCTTTTTGCCAATTAGGTGTGCAAAACGTCGGGCGCATCTATCTGCGAGCGCCGGAACATTTTCGAGGCTCATGTCGCAAACGGCAAAGAAACATGCTAGAAATATGAAAGACTCCTTTAAGAAAGCGCTTAGACTGCTGGAAGATCTGTCAATCACTACGAAGCAGAATCCGGCAGAAAGAAGAGAAGTCGATGATGAGCTCACagacgggcacacacacactgtactttGATAGTGAAGTGAGTGACGTTCAGAAAATAACAGATGTGAGGCAGAAGGAGTCGGAGAGCTCACACAcctatacacctacacacacacacacacaccctcctccgaGCCACAGCACTCACCCCTCCACCTGGCTCAGTAGCTGCATCGCTCGCATCTCCatatctcccctctctcttcctatcGGTGGTTTATCTCTCCGTCCTCCTGTTTGCACATCCTAGACCTAactcctctctctttcactctcttgcTGGATCTGCCTGGCCGTTCATCAGTCCCTCCTGCAGGCTGAGGCTTTCTATCGATCGCAGCGCAGAAACATCAGATGCCGGGAATGTAGCCTTTAACAAAGAGCAGGCCGTTGCCACAGCAACTACAAACCCTCACTCCCATCCGCTCTGTGTATCTGCCAATCACATTAATGAAAAAAGGAAGATATAGAGTAAAGCGggcaagattttttttcttcttcaaattctCGCAGTCCTCTCGCTGGgcgaacacacacattgaatacATTCCTACAAGTTCCGTCTCTCCGCTAAAGCAGAGTCCAGTTCAAGGTGTTTCCAATCTGTCATTCTGGCCGCCTTGCTATTTGTCGACCTGTCTTGTTGCCCATCCATCTGGTGCTCTGGTAACtatctctgtctgtctaccttGTTATCCGTCCACCAGCCCGCTGCCGTCTCGGTGTATTTATCTATCTGCCTCTGCTTGTCAGCCCCCTGTTCCTCTCTGCCTCTGTTTCATGATTACAGTCCGGATGTCAGCTGCTGCAGTGGGGAACTGTGCTCTGGTGATCTCGTCGGAGAGAGCTGCGTGTCAGTCGGCACGCAACGCTGAAAAAATACTACGGCCCTTTAAGTTATTGAAGCTCAAAAAAtcaaatgtgattaaaatggcTATTGTTGTGTTGGACCTTCGAAGAAAGAAAGCTCAGCATCAAGGCCACTGGAAAAACTTGAATCTCTCGACTGACTGTCATAAAACAAAAGTGACATATCAACACGTCATATCAACAGTCCAAATCTGGCCAGACCAAGGTTTTACAGTGCAGAGAGTGCATTACCTTGAACGCTTTGATTCTGCAAAAGACCAGCAATCCATATCTGGCACACACAGCAGCTTTTGTTTTTCGTCTGTTTGCCTTTAAGACGCGTTTCTCCCACCACAGAGTGACTGAGCGGACAGCAGATACCTGTTGATGGAAGTCAACACAATATAAAAGTATGCGATCCTACAGGTCTACATGGCAGAATGTGGCTTCAAAGCAAacccctttcccttttttcttcttcaaaccaACTTGTTCAAACACTGCCAAGATCACAAGAAATAAGTGTCGAACGAATGGTGGCTTCCGTTAGCCGGTATTTACTTTTGCTTTGTGTGGCAACTGTTCCGTTAGCCGGAGGTTTAGTAGCTTGTTTTAACGAGGCCTGTTTCTCCAGCTAAATGCTGTAGAAATGAAGCTTTTTTAGACTTTTCTGTCAATGACAGGTGGTGGGAGGAGTAAAAGGCAGATGGAAATAAAAAATCTCTTCCAGCgtggtgaggagtgaggagaaagAACTGGAAGCTGCTGGGTACATTGGAAATGTGGTCACACATTGAAGAAAAGGAGTTCAAACTCAATGATTCGTGGATATTAAACCACGGTATTAAACTGACCTTTTTTTCGAGCTGCATCAATAAGGGACCCTTAGTGCTAAGGAGCATTTTAGCGTTTTTCAGCTCACCGCTTTGGTGCTTTTACGTCCAGAGactgttttcatttgtgataAAACCCACTACATGCTACTTGCAGACAGCCAAAGCTTGTGATTAACTCGCTGATGAACATCAAGTGCATTTTTCTGACCATCCGTTGTTCTGAAACCTCAATGGACTAAAAAGAAAGTCTAATTGGACCAAAAGCTCATTTGTCCGACGGCCCGTTAACATATGGACGTGGTTCCAAAGACCCATTGCTCCTTAAAATATACACATGGCTAATTATATTGCAAAATATATCGGACCTACAACGGAGGCAACAAGTTCTCAGAGCAGATTGCTGCATCATGCCTGGGATGGTCGGACAACGCCGTACCGCATAGTAATTACACAATAAAGACGAATGAGCAGTTGTTTTAAGGGATAATGCGCTATGGGCTTTGGGTCCAATGGGACATTTTTTGGACTATTGCGGTCATGGAATAATGGGCCTTTCAAACAATGGCCAGTCCTCGAACAATAGCGAAGAATGTAATACCGCTAGTTCCCCCATTAGAGACCAGATAAAGAGTTACGACTGGACTTTATTCGAGAGACAACTCCAAATGTTGTTCCATGTCTGTTGGGTGAGTGGATAAGCTGTTTGCTAACTTGACTTTATAAGGTGATAATACATCTACAGTTTTTAAAGGCCGTTAAAAGTTTTACAGACTTGAAGTCATCTATGGCACAACAGTAGCATACGACTGGAAACTCAGAGTGGCCTACGAACAGTTTGACCTCTGAAAGGCTGACCCGGGCTGACCCAGGTACTGACACACAGTACTGTCTGGTGGTAATTTCTTACCGTGTCATGGGCAagatggagaacacacactaTCCCACAGAATTCTGGGTAAATGGTAATGGCGAGGGGGGTCATTGAGAAGGGCAGCCTACAGGGTTGGGTGTTTTGGGATTTGCTTCTGAATTGGATTAGAGTCAGTAAAACTGTAGAAAATCTGACAGCCGAAAAAGGAGCTGTAGGGTGATGCATGAGTCactgtgagagtgagagagagagagagataaagcagAAATACATGAAGAAACCAGAAAAAGCCACGCTTACGAGATTACGTAAAACCCTCACTTGAGTTGACTGTGATTTCTAAGGTGAATATAACCTGGTAAAGCTCGGGAAAGTGATTCCAGCTCTTCGTGGAAATCTTCGCAACACTCCGGCAACGCTCATGTTGATTTTAATCTGATAAGACAAGCAACACTAAAGAGCCGCTCATTATCACCCCACTTTCCAGATCTACGTCTTTTTTCACAGAAGGAGAGCGAATGCTTTTCACGCCGAGAAAGACCTCATTGGGCCACGCCCAATTAGGTTTTAAAACTGCTCCGAATTACAGTATTGATTGCCTCCAAATGATTTATGAATTAATAACGGCCTGTATTGACAGAATGCATGCCCGCCCCTCAGGTGTCCATGGAATCGATGCATTGTGTTGCGTCTCTGAGCGAAGACGTCAAGCTAATGCTATTAACAGTTaccccaatgtgtgtgtgtgtttgtgtgtgtgtgtgtgtggggggggggggggtaggtagGTACACAGCATTACAGGCATGGGTGGCTTTTAGTGGTGACCGTGCATAATAATCtatatcctccctcctcctcgtcttcgcaCCGCTTCACAAACAGTCTGAATTGAATTCACTTATGTTGCACCAACTCCTCGGAAAAGCAGCTATTGTTGTTTTCCTCAGCATTAATCTTATCCGACGAAAACCTCTGCAAAGATATTTAATGCGCATTTCTATtcacctcccccaccccctACCCCCCGTcacccaataaaaaaaaaaaaagttttcattTGTCACTTTGGATCACTGGAGTCGTAAACCGTGCAGATTATACATTCATCCCGCTGTTTTCCCTTGAAATATTAAACACGGGCATGCTCATGCTCATTTCCACATAATAGCGGGCATAAATAATGGAATTATTTCACATGAGAGCCGACGCATGTCGGCGATTATTACCGCAGTGTGAGCAAGTAACACGACACGCTCCACACGATTGACCTGAAGTAACGCAACGTGAAACCGATAtcccttccttcttttttttttagcttatatattgaatcgggtcaaaatgacccgaaggcaacacaagggttaatgcaCAAAAAATTAAACTCCTGCACCTGCTCGCAATATTTTACATCTAATTTGACGCTGATTCAAACGGGGACCTCGTTGAGATGCACTGATTCAAACATGAGGGATGCATGTTCTATTCATCGAGTTGTCAAAGCACATCGAAGCCGATTGCTCTTTCGTCCGTGTTGCTTTTCAGCTTTGAGAACAATGTGCATTGTGCATAAAAAGCAATCGCTAATACTCTTGTCAGTGTAACCCTGACTCACATTAATCATAATTCACTGCATTCACAACAAATGCTTACAAGCCTAATGCATGTATCTATTCTGGGGAGTCTGCACACTGACCACATGCAGAGTGCAACATGTCAGCACAGTTTATAGGAGGCTGTGGGGAGTCGGACGTTGGGCCCGGCTCCTCACGGCTAATTAGTGCTCGTGCATTCAAACCCTGCCAATTAAGGAGCTTCGTTGCGTTGTTGAGCCATCAACAGCGGATGCTGCTCACCGCCATGTTGCTTGTTGTACAGCGGCTGTGCCGCAGGCTCACGACTCGAGGGATGTTGCTTTCGCCCTGCAGTCTCTGGATGTGGAAAAAAGTCCAGTTCATATCTAGTGGGTGTTTGCGCACACTGAAAGgcagggggggatgggggggggggggcgtagtgCTTCTGTAACGACATACCCCGTCACCCccgaggaggaagaaagagcacaaacacacagacaggcacttTGTCACTTTTAAATTCAAATTCTCGGTCCTCCGTTTCTTCAGCGCAATCTCAGAGGACGGGGTAGAAATTGCAGAAAATGACCGACATTTgtacatttcattattttacGCATGTTTAcgctttttcttttcatgccaCATGGGCAACGTTTGGAAACGGCTCTCGGAGCTTCATAGAAGGCCACGTTGTTCGAAATGGAAACCGGTCACAGTTAAGTTCAGCCAACGAAACCACTTTTGGAGGTTATGAAAAAAAACGTCACGGTTTTGGGCATAAAATAAGTTTGTTAGATgagtacgacatggaaacaacCAAACAGGAACACCACACTACTTTTTTTGGACAGTCTCCTGGTTGCGTTACATCTACTGTAAATGACATTACAtattacaaaaataccataaataataccatgattaataccaagagtaataccatcagtcataccataagtaataatttacataataccataagtaaaaccATAAGTATTACCATGATTAATGCCATAAGaattaccataagtaataatataagtaatactataagtactaccataagtaataatataagtaatgatataattaataccataagtaataccatattcAAGTGctactgaagtgctaatctgtttttattcaagataaAGTCaataaagatgtgtttttagttcccTGCGGAAGATGTATTGACTTCTCTTGGGTGCTTATTCAGACATGAGCCAACAAGTCTTTTATGTGACGGCGACCTCGTGACCTTACTGGCCTTCTTTATTTGGATGGCGCTGAGGGATGATTGCCAGATCGTTGGTATACTTGGTGCTTTCTGCTCTCCAAAGAAGGGCCGCACCAACGGTGGATTTAAAACATAGTTGGCTGTCAAAGCCTTTGTTAACGACCAGCGTGAGCAAAAGATGACAAGACATTCATCTGGGATACATTTTTTGTGAGCCACTTGGGCGATTTGCATCGTTAACAGGAATTGGCAGTCGTGATTGCGTCTACTTGACAGTCCAATAAAAGGCTTCTCCTTTTGGCTCAGCCTTTACATCCCTCAGTGCCCCCTACATAAAGAAGGCCAATGTGTTATCCCCACGGAAACGTCAGTTACTGTTTGTACTCTTAAAGCTAAAAAACCAGAGAAGTATCAAACGTGTGATGTCAAAGTCTGGAGACACTAATGGGGGACATTTTCGACCACCTGAAGGAACTTTATTCTCTTGCAGTGTTCTCGTTATTGAACGAGGTAATGCACTTCGATACCCGACGACGTCTGAGTCTTGGCACTCTAGTTCTTGGACTTGGGAGAGAGGCCTCCTATATATGCTTTGACAGGGGTAGTTTTTGAATGACTTAATTAcagcaataaataaaagacCTATTAAGTGATAAATATATAAGCCATTAAGGCTGCACTTTTCAATGTTCGGAAGCAATTTATTACTGACGTTTGCTACGGGTGCTCTTTCCAGaagtgaaaaaaagaagccCATTAATGTCCTTTTTCATTAAACGATTAACTATTTAGGGAGCTCATCTATTAGCCGCTTGCTTAAAAGGTTTCCACTTGAAatgtattcccccccccccccaacatatacatgtacacGCTCAAATCTGTGGCTGGCACGAGAGGAAA of the Pseudoliparis swirei isolate HS2019 ecotype Mariana Trench chromosome 11, NWPU_hadal_v1, whole genome shotgun sequence genome contains:
- the lingo2b gene encoding leucine-rich repeat and immunoglobulin-like domain-containing nogo receptor-interacting protein 2b; this encodes MRHAALNHCHLFLGGALLLLLASPTLSCPARCECSAQSKSVSCHRKRLPTIPEGIPIETRVLDLSKNKLRIITPDNFSSFQQLEDLDLSDNLISVVEPGSFRFQLALRLLNFRSNLLQLVPVGVVSGLTNLTRLDLSHNRLVVLLDHAFQDLRRLTSLEVGDNELVFVSQRAFTGLLGLQRLTLERSNLTVVPTDALAHLHSLVDLRMRYLSISFLKPFSFKRLSRLRRLEIDYWPWLDTLPPLSLHGLNLTSLFITNTNLSAFPGAALRNLPYLTHLNLSYSHIKHINQGELGPLPHLLELHLQGSHLISIEPFAFAGLKSLQRLDVSQNRLDSLESGVFALPDVLQRLCLGGNPLVCDCRLLWLLNSHKPPSLQIVDVQPECIAPEHLLGKPLRDLKEPLVSRYMTCTKPRVGPNTTQLLMADEGQPARLNCTAEGAPRPSVVWITPHRRSITTKSRGRVEVQPDGTLEIKEAALHDSGVYLCIASNPAGNASLSASLAVKSLGIADRSHFSNRSSNYQTDSNSTWGNGTVLYNMTVPIDLKTIIISTAMGCLSFLGVVIFCFLILFIWSRGKGRHKSNFDIEYVPRKSNGAAADVTETSGPRRVNMKMI